GCTTGTGGACCTGTGGTGTCCTTACATGTTTCAGGTTCAGTGTCAGCCAGTGGTGATCGTGTAGCTCCTTGGGAGTTCCTATTCCATGCTTAGACCATGGAACTGCTGCTATAACGCTCACATTGTTCGGTCCATGAAGCTCTTGCCCGCTCGGCTCGGCTCCCTGCTCCGCTTGCTTAGTTTTTTTCCTGCTCGCTTCAATTCTAGCTTGAGAAAAACAACTTATTTGAAAAACTTCGCTGAATCAAAATATGTTCACTAATATTTTTAAACATActggattttaaaaatgttccaaattAAAAAAGAAATGTAAAAATTAGTCAAACAAAAACGAAAAAAATCATTATTTTGTACACGAGTTGAACCATCCATCATCATTATGTTGTGAGAAACAGTGTTTCATGAAAATAGACTTTCACTCAACTTTATATATAAAGGACCGACCACTGCCAAACAACAAATTATTCAAGTGCAAGGAAACTAAGAAAAAAAGTCTATGACAACCTCTCTTTATTCGATAAATAAAACCTCCCTTTATTATAAAGCATCGACCATAGCAGTACAACAAATTATCCAAGTGCTAAGAAAATGAAAGGAGTTCTACCAAGGTCCAAGGCAATGGTACATCACATGCCCAAAAGCGAAGAAAGAAAATCGGTACACGACTCAGAAATAGTGTTTTGGTGGGAAGCAGAATGATATGTGCCGGTGAAGATGGACCCGCGCTATAGGACGTACAAGCACCCTCCATCATTGCAAGTTTTTTGACCGCTTGGTAAACACCCTCCATCATTGTGGACTATCAATAGTACAACAGATCAATAAATTACTTTCGCTAAAAAAGGATAAATTAAATCACCTTCACAAATATTCTCAAAAGAAAAATCACGTTCACAAATAAAACAGGATTTACATGTACAACATATCAATTAAATTACATCCACAAATAAAAATGATTACATGACACATCTTCCTCCTCGAACGTATATTGAACAGCTGAACTCGTAGACGTACAGAAGTAACACTGGACTAGTTTATTAAGGCTCGCATTATTCGGATTTTCGATGCATGGTAAAAAAAATTAGGCGGTGCAGATAACGTGGCAGCACCACATCAGTGCAGTCCATGGGTTGTTCATCGTAGTAATCCAAGATCAATCATCACATGATGGAGCAGGCATCCGATGGGTTCTCCTCCGTGAACCATGGTGGCGGCATGAAGCAGGGTTGCTGCGGCGGCCAGGTGGGCGGCGGCCAGCAATTAGCAGGCGGCTTGCCGCAGCCACAGCCACCGTGAGAGGGGTGTTGCGACTGCGAGCACTTACAGGGCTCCGGCTTGGGGGGGTCCGGCGGCGGtgggggaggcggtggcggcggggccggTGGCTTTTCGGCAGGGCAGCAGTGACACTGCTGCGGAGGGCAGTTCCACGGCGAGCTCTGGCACTGCATAGGGTACGGCACCGGGTACGGGTATGGCACGAACTTGTATGTTGGTTTGGCCTCAGGTTTGCATGGTTTGTGCTCAGCCGGGCATGGTTTGGCCTCAGGTTTGCATGGTTTGGGCTCAGACGGGCATGGTTTGGGCTCAGGTTTGCATGGTTTGTGCTCAGGAGCCGGCGGGCATGGCTTCGGGTGACATGGACATGGTTTTGGCGGCTCGGGCGGAGGCGGGCATGTGCATGTGCATGGTTTTGGCGGGTCAGGCGGAGGCGGGCATGTGCATGCGCATGGTGGTTTCTTTGGCTTGTCTGggcatgggggcggcggcggcggcggtggcggccattGTTTTACGATCTCGATCTCCTTGACGGCCTTGCAGGCCTTGCACCAGATCTTTTTGCAGAGCTTGTCCGCGTCGAATTTCCCACGGACGATCACCCTGTTGTCCTTGTCCTCGTACTCAATCTTCTCGATGCAGTAATCCTCTGTTACACGCAAACACGACTTGTTAATTGCATGAATCCTCTTATGATCAATCTTACGTAAGAAGAACTATTATGTGCAGTTTCATCGAAAAGCACTACAAATAGCAAATCTGGAACAATTTCCTTGTTTTGAAGATACCATTCCCAGTGCAAGAATGAGCCCTGGTTTTACCTTTGAGACACTCGAGGACATTCTTGATCTTCTTCTTGCAGCGGCAGCATTGCAGGTCTACCGTAATCACCAGTATACTCATCTGCAAACAGTCACACAGATGAAAACAGCCCGGCAAAGCAATCATagttttttttaatataaattGTATTTTCATTTGATCGTTATATCGCACCGACCGAAAACCTGCAATCCTAGCATGTGTCCATCATTTCTGAAATTTCTAGCTGCTCTGCTCAGCAACATATCGAATGCTTTTGAAAATAAGAAAAACTAGTAAGTGTCAACATTGCTTACATGCTTACCTCGTGGATTAGCACGAATAGCTCTGCAGCAACTAAAGGAAAAACGTCTAGTGGTGGTGGTGGGGTCGATAAAGCTCACCTCTCAGCTCTGGAGCATGAAGGTTGCAGTGCCCATGGGCGAGTGGAGAAACGGAGGAGGATGAGCAGGGAGAGGTGAACCATGCGTTCCTTTATGTTGGGGGTACGCCGAAGGCTGCCAAAAAATGGTGATGTCCCGTCTGGTCCGTCCGATCGCGCCTCCAGTGGAAAGGACGATTTGGTCGTTTTCAGATAGTTCCTCTCGTTTTCTTGCTTTTCTGCTCGGTTCAGAAGTTCCTTTTGGCTTACGAAGAAGGGATTAAGATCTTGCCGATCCCTCTACAGTGTGGTTGTTTTCTTGCTCTCCCTTCGGTTATGAGGGTACACGGCAAGGCAACAGTAATCCTGACTTGTGTCTAAATCTAGTCCTCCCACCCAATGGGAGAGAACTCAGAAAACACAGCAAAATTTGACTAGTATCCAAGTGAAAATCCTTGATCACCTGCTCCTCCGTGCGGCTGCCACCCGCAACATAATCGCCGCGTCCTTCCATGGCGCTCGCGCTGCTCGTGCTCGATCTGTAGAACAATTTTCGAAGCTTGGGTTCAAAACATTGCGGCCTTGGACCGATTCGTTCtgatcctttttcttcttcttgctggTGCACTCGGGCTTTAGCGCCACGAGCTGCCGAGTCTTGTTTTTTTTAAAGAGACATCAGAAAAGGTCTTATATCTACACGTTAGCGTCGTCCCTAAAAAAAACTTAGGGTTTCTTTGCCTTCCGGCGGCGCCGCCACCGATCCGCCTCGTCTCc
The window above is part of the Triticum aestivum cultivar Chinese Spring chromosome 2A, IWGSC CS RefSeq v2.1, whole genome shotgun sequence genome. Proteins encoded here:
- the LOC123189104 gene encoding protein PYRICULARIA ORYZAE RESISTANCE 21, translating into MSILVITVDLQCCRCKKKIKNVLECLKEDYCIEKIEYEDKDNRVIVRGKFDADKLCKKIWCKACKAVKEIEIVKQWPPPPPPPPPCPDKPKKPPCACTCPPPPDPPKPCTCTCPPPPEPPKPCPCHPKPCPPAPEHKPCKPEPKPCPSEPKPCKPEAKPCPAEHKPCKPEAKPTYKFVPYPYPVPYPMQCQSSPWNCPPQQCHCCPAEKPPAPPPPPPPPPPDPPKPEPCKCSQSQHPSHGGCGCGKPPANCWPPPTWPPQQPCFMPPPWFTEENPSDACSIM